The Nocardia sp. NBC_01329 sequence CGGCGACCAGTCGATCAACTCCGATGCCCCGGTCGTGGTGATGACCACCGAGGTACTGCGGAACATGATCTACGCCTCGTCCGAGGCCCTGCGCTCCCTGTCGCATGTGGTGATGGACGAGGTCCACTATCTGGCCGATCGGTTCCGGGGCGCGGTCTGGGAGGAAGTGATCCTGCACCTGCCGCCGGAGGTGCGGCTGGTGAGCCTGTCGGCCACGGTGTCGAATGCCGAGGAGTTCGGCGCCTGGATGGAGACCGTGCGCGGTAATACCGCCGTGGTGGTGGACGAGACCCGGCCGGTGCCGCTCTGGCAGCACGTGATGGTCGGGCGCCGGATGTTCGACCTGTTCGACAGCGAATCCTCCGATCAGCGAGTGCTGGTCGATTCCGATCTCGTCCGCTACATCAAACAGCGGGAGAACGCCGACCGGATGGAGGGCTGGGGCGGCAGTCCGCGCGGGCGCGGCGGTCCGCGGCGGTTCTTCCGCCCGATGCCGCGGCCCGAGGTCCTCGCCCGGCTGGACGAGGAAGGCCTGCTACCGGCCATCACGTTCATCTTCAGCCGGGCCGGCTGCGACGGCGCGCTGGCCCAGTGCCTGCGCTCCGGGCTGGATCTGGGCGGTTCCGCCGATCCGGCCGTGGTCGACGCGATCATCGAGAAGCACACCGGTGAGCTGCCCCGGGCCGACCTCGAGGTGCTCGGGTACTGGGAGTGGCGCGAGGCACTGCACCGGGGCCTGGCCGCGCATCACGCCGGAATGCTGCCCGCGTTCCGGCACACCGTCGAGGAGCTGTTCGTCAAAGGACTGGTCCGGGCGGTATTCGCCACCGAGACGCTGGCGCTGGGCATCAATATGCCCGCCCGCACGGTGGTGCTCGAACGACTGGTGAAATTCAACGGTGAGACGCACGCCGAACTGACTCCCGGTGAGTACACCCAGCTCACCGGCCGGGCGGGGCGGCGCGGTATCGATGTGGAGGGTCACGCGGTCGTCCTGTGGCAGCCCGAGGTCGATACCAGCGCGGTCGCCGGTCTCGCCTCCACCCGGACCTATCCGCTGCGCAGTTCCTTCAAACCCGGGTACAACATGTCGATCAACCTGATCGATCGGCTCGGTACCGAGGAGGCCCGGCTGCTGCTGGAACGTTCCTTCGCCCAATTCCAGGCCGACAGGTCCGTGGTGGGCCTGGTCCGCGGGATCGAGCGCAATGAAGGTCAGTTGCACAAGCTCGCCACCCAGCTGGGTGGGGAGGGCGGCGACTTCCTGGAGTACTTCGGGCTGCGGGAACGGATCAAGCAGCGGGAGCGCCGGCTCAACCAGCAGACGCGGACCGATCGCCGGACCGCGGGCGTCGCCGCGCTCACCGAACTGCGTCGCGGCGATGTGGTCGCCATCGGCGCCGGACGCCGGGCCGGATTGGCCGTGATCCTGGAACCCGACGCCACCCCCGGCGACCCACGGCCGTTGGTACTCACCGAGGACAAATGGGCCGGCCGGGTCTCGGTCGCCGATTTTCCGATTCCGGCGCAGCCGCTGGGCCGGATGCGGTTGCCGCGCCGGGTCGATCATCGCACCGCGCGTATCCGCCGCGATCTCGCCGCGGCTCTGCGCAGTACCGGGATCACCGCACCGCACCGGCCCCGCCGCGATAAGCGGGCCGCGGGCGCCGACGATGTCGAACTGTCGGCCTTGCGCCGTGCGATGCGTGCTCATCCCGCCCATTCCCGGCCGGATCGTGAACAGCTGGCCCGGATCGGGGAGCGCTACAACCGGGTGGCCCGGGAGACCGAGTCGATGCGGCAGAAGGTCGCGACCACCACGAACTCGCTGGCCCGCACCTTCGACCGAATCGTCGGCCTGCTGGCGGAACGCGGATTCGTACACGACGGGGAGGTCACCGAGGACGGGCGGCGGCTGGCAAGGATCTATGCGGAGAGCGATCTGCTCGTCGCCGAATGCCTGCGGCAGGGCCTGTGGCGCGGGTTGGGTCCGGCCGAACTGGCAGCCGTGGTGTCGGTTCTGGTGTACGAATCGCGTTCGGAGGGCGGCTATCTCGGGGCCACCGGGCCGACCGCGCCGATCCGGCGCGCGGTGGCCGACACCATCGCCGAGTGGTCACGGTTGCGCAACGACGAGTCCGAGCACCGGTTGGCGCCCAGCCGCGAGCCCGATGTCGGCTTCGTCGGCGGCATCTACAAATGGGCACGGGGTGATGCCCTGGCGGATTCGCTGCTGGCGAGCGGCGATCAGGGTACGCCGCTGTCGGCCGGTGATTTCGTGCGCTGGTGCCGGCAGGTGATCGATCTGCTCGACCAGATCCACAGCACCGCGGACGACACCGAGGTCGCGGCCACCGCGGCCAAAGCCGTCCGTGCTGTTCGGCGTGGTGTCGTCGCGGTGGACGCAGCGTGAGACCATCGATTGTGATTTGATTTCAACCGCACGCGGGGGGCTACCGTGTGTTCGACGAGGCGAGTGGAGGCAACCAGATGAGCGGGCCGTACGGACCGAACGACGCCCCGGGCCCCGGGGAGGGACGTAACGATCCCACCCAGGTCTGGGGTGGGCAGCAGCCGCCCGGCGCGGCACCGCAGTGGGGGAATCAGCCACCCGCGCAGCCCCCGGTGAATCCGCCCGATCCGCAGCAGGCGCAGCCCACTCAGCAGTGGGGTAACGATCCGGGTGGCCAGCAGTGGCAGCCCGCGCCGCCGCCTCAGCAGCAGTGGAGCCAGCCGCAACCACAGCCGCAGCAGCCCCAGCCGTGGGGTGAATCCAACCCGCAGCAGTGGGGCCAGCAGCCGCCGCAGCAGCAGTGGGCCGATCCGAACCAGCAGCAACCGCAGTGGAGCGATCCCAATCAGCAGCAGTGGGGGCAGCAGCAGCAGGCCCAGTCCGGGCAGTGGGGTCAGCCGAATCAGCAGCAGTGGGCGCCGCAGCAGCAGCCTTCCGGCGGCGGTAAGAAGACCGGGCTCATCATCGGCCTGGCGTTGCTCGCGGTGGTGATCGTCGCCGGTGCCGTCGTCGGCCTCCTGACTCTCACCGCCAAGGACCAGCTCGATCAGGCCGCTGTGCAGACCGGTGTCGCGAAGGTCCTGTCGGAGTCCTACGGCATCGAAGACGTCAAGGACGTCCAGTGCCCCGCAGGCCAGGACGTCGCCGTGGACGCCACTTTCACCTGTGATCTGAAGGTCGGCGGCGAAGCCAAAACGGTCAATGTCAAGATCACCAAGGACGACGGTACCTACGAAGTCGGCCGCCCCAGCTGACTCCGCTGATCGAGAGACCCGCCGGACGCTGCCCTCCGGCGGTTTTCTGCTGCACGGCCCGCCATGGATCAGGTCGGGTTCGCCGGAGTGGGAGAAGTGGCGGACGGCGATTCAGAACCTTCCAGAGCACCCAGAGCACACTGGGCCGGTAGGACCCTCCGGACCGCCGTCGAAGGCGACGAACGGCGCGCGAACTGTGTGGTGCCGGATCAGGCGCAGTGTGCGAGCGCGGTGATCAGGCGGGCGACCGGGCTCTCCGCGTTGTAGGCCCGGGCCAGGTCCTGCAGGGCGTCGGCGTCGGCGGGAATGGGGTGCAGGATATCGGGCCGGGACAGGATGACGTCGGCATCGCGCACCACCCGCACCACCGGTGCCGCGGCGTCCAGATAGTCGGCTGCCGCCCGCAATTTGGCGCGGACCCCTTGGGCGAGGTCCGCGCCGGGATCGGCGACGGCTGCTCGTAGTGCCTCGAGCGAGCCGAACCGGTCGATCAGGGTGGCGGCGGTTTTCTCGCCGATTCCGGCAGCACCCGGCAGGCCGTCGGAAGAATCCCCGCGCAGCGTCGCCATATCCGCGTAGGCGGGGCCCGCGTTCTCTTGTGGCACACCGTATTTCGCCGCGACTTCGGCCGGACCGAACAATTCCGCCTTGGCCAGCCCCCGGCCCGCGTACAACACCCGCACCGGCGGTGCGGGGGTATCGCGTACCAGTTGCAGCAGGTCCCGGTCACCGCTGACCACGATCACCGGGTCGGTGCGCTCGGTCGAGGCCAGGGTGCCCAGCACATCGTCGGCTTCCAGGCCCTCCGCGCCGCCGGTGGCGATACCTGCGGCCGCCAGTACCTCGAGGATCATCTCGACCTGCGGGGTGAGCCGGTCCGGCACTTCCTCGGCGCCCGGTTCGGCCGTGGCGGAGGTGTCGAGGCGGTGGGCCTTGTAGGTGGGCACCAGGTCCACCCGATACTGCGGCCGCCAATCCAGGTCCAGACACACCACCAGCCGGGCGGGGTGATGCTTGGTGATGAGGGAGGCGACCATATCGGTGAACCCGCGCAGCGCGTTCACCGATCGGCCGTCGGACGCGGTGATCTTGTCCGGGATCGCGTAGAAGGCCCGGAACCACAGACTCGCGCCGTCCAGCAGCAGCAGCGGACGCGGCGTGGATTCGGTCGTAGTCACCCGGTGAATCTACAAGGCGCCACCGACGTATCCGATGTGCCGCCCCCTGAGCGCGGGGTACCTTCGAGATCATGAGCGCGCACACGGAGTCACGGTTCGCGGCGGATGTCTACGGGCAGCGATTGGAGCGGGCGGTGCAGTTGATCCGCGACGCCCATCTGGATGCCCTGCTCATCACCCCCGGCCCGGATCTGCGATACCTCATCGGATCGGCGGCCCAATCGTTCGAACGGTTGACCTGTCTGGTGATCACCTCCGACAAGGCCACGCCGTCGGTGGTGATCCCGAAACTCGAGGTGTCCGGGCTGCGGGATTCCGCGGTGGACGAACTCGGGTTGCGGGTACTGGACTGGGTGGACGGGGTCGATCCGTACCAGCTGGTCCAGTCGGCGCTGCATATCGGCTCCCGCGTAGCAGTGGCCGATTCCATGCCCGCACTGCATCTGCTGCCGCTGGCGCGTACTTTCAGCGGGCTCCCGGTTTCGGCGACCCCGGTGCTGCGCGAACTGCGCATGACCAAGGACGACGCCGAGATCGAGGCGCTGCGCCGGGCGGGCGCCGCCATCGATCGGGTGCATGCCCGGATGGGGGAGTTCCTGCGGGTCGGCCGCACCGAGGCCGAGGTCGGCAAGGACATCACCGATGCCATCGTGGCCGAAGGTCATACCGAGGCGGCGTTCGTGATCGTGGGCAGCGGGCCCAACGGTGCCAACCCGCATCACGAGGTATCCGATCGCCGGATCGACGCCGGTGATGTGGTGGTCATCGATATCGGCGGGCCGGTGGACCCCGGCTACTACTCCGATTCCACCCGGACCTATGTGCTGGGCGAACCCGATCCGGAGATCGCGGCCCGCTGCGCGGAACTGGAACGCGCCCAGGCCGCCGCCGTCGCTGCGGTACGTCCCGGTATCCGCGCCGAGGCCGTCGACGCGGCAGCCCGCGAACCACTGGAAGCCGCCGGGTTCGGGCCTGCGTTCGTGCACCGCACCGGGCACGGTATCGGCCTGTCGGTGCACGAGGAGCCCTATATCGTCGCCGGTAACGAGCTGGAGTTGCGGCCCGGGATGGCGTTCAGCATCGAACCCGGGATCTATTTCCCGGGCGAGTGGGGCGCCCGGATCGAGGACATCGTGGTCGTCACCGAGGACGGATGTGTCTCGATGAACGAGCGTCCGCACGGGCTCACCGTCCTCCCGGCCGACGGTTAGCGGATTGCGCGCGACCGGTGGCCGACCGGGTCAGCCCTCGCGTAACCGGACCCCGCACAGCACCCGCTGCACCTCGATGGCCAGTACCACCCGGGTCGGGTTCTCCCGCGGCACCCGGTAGCGCTCGGCGTAGCGTCGTTCGGCCTCCCGCACCGCGGCCGGGTCGTCGAGTACGACGGCCGGGCCCTCGAGGGTGAGCCAGCGGGCGCCGTCCACCTGACCGACCGCGGCATAGCCCGATCGGCGCACATTACGGGCCTTGACCGAGGCGCCGTCGGTGATCACCCGGGCCAGACCGGCGCCGGGGTCCCAGGTGAAACCCACCGGCACCACGTGCGGAGTGCCGTCGGCACGCAGGGTGGTGAGGGTGGCCAGATGCCGTTCGGTGAGGAACTCGACGGCCGCCGGGGACAATTCGACAGTACGCAGCGTCATGGATCGACCGTAGCGGGCGTCGCACCGGCCTTGCACGTCTCCCGGTTCTCTCCGCCGGTTCGGGCGGATGACAGACTGAGCGCATGGTTGTGCGTCGAACACGAGGGATCGACCCGGGCACGGTGCTGGTGCTGGGTGGGCGCAGCGAGATCGGCCTGCAAGTCGCGTTGCGGCTCGCGCCCGGGCGGGCGGTGGTACTGGCCGCGCGGCGCTGCGAGGATCTGGACTCCGAGACCGCGGCACTGACCGCCGCCGGGGCGACCGCGGTGTATCCGGTGGAATTCGATGCCGACGATACCGCTGGTCATCCCGCGTTGCTCGGTAAGATCGCGGCCGATTACGGGCCGATCGGGGTCGCGGTACTGGCCTTCGGAGTGCTGGGCGAACAGAGCCGCGCCGAGGACGATCCCGCCCATGCCCTGGCGGTGGTGCATACCGATTACACCGCCCAGATCAGTGTGCTGACCGTGCTCGCCAACGAAATGCGTGCCCGGGGCAGCGGCCAGTTGGTGGTGTTCGGTTCGGTGGCGGGGATCCGGGTGCGGCGCGCCAATTATGTCTACGGGTCGGCCAAGGCCGGATTGGACGGTTTCGCCTCCGGTCTGGCCGACGCGCTACACGGCACCGGTGTACATCTGCTGCTGGCCCGGCCGGGATTCGTGACGGGCCGGATGACCGAGGGGATGAGCCCGGCCCCGTTCTCGAGCACCCCGGACCAGGTCGCTGCCGCGGTGGTGACCGCACTGGGCCGCCGGACCACGCGCGTGTGGATTCCGGGAATCCTGCGCCCGGTGTTCTTCGGGATGCGCCTGCTACCCCAGGCCGTCTGGCGGCGGCTGCCGCGGTGACCGCCGACCCCGCGCTCACCTGGGCGGGGCCGCCGATTCCGGTGGTGGGTATCGGCGCCGACGGCTGGGCGGGACTGTCCGAACGGTCCCGAGGGGAACTGCGCGACTGCGCGGTGCTGTTCGGTTCGGCCCGCCAGCTCGAACTGCTCCCGGACGAGGTGACCGCGCGCCGGGAACCGTGGCCGTCCCCGCTGCTGCCCGCCCTGCCCGGTCTGCTGGCCGATTATCGCGATACCCACCTCGGCGTGCTCGCCAGCGGTGACCCCATGTTCTACGGGATCGGCGTCACCCTTGCCCGGTTGCTCGGCCCGGGCTCGCTGCGGGTCTTCCCACAGGCGTCGGCGGCGTCACTGGCATGCGCCCGGCTGGGCTGGCCGGTCGCGGAGGTGGGAATCGTCAGTGCTGTCGGCCGGCCGCTCGAACGTCTGCTGCCCGAGCTGGTCGAGGAGCGGCGGGTGCTGGTGCTCAGCGCCGACGCCGCGACGCCGGCGCAGGTTGCGGAATTGCTGCGCGACAACGGTTTCGGGCCTTCGGCGCTGACCGTGTTGGAGCAGCTGGGCGGGCCGTCCGAACGCCTGGTGTCCGGCATCGCCGGCACCTGGCGCGAACCTCCGGGCGACCCGCTCAATATCGTCGCTGTCACCGCATCGGCCGAGTCCGGGCGCACCCGCCTCACCCGGCTACCCGGATTACCCGACGGTGCCTACGGCGGTGACGGGCAACTCACCAAATCCGAGATCCGGGCCCTCACTCTCGCGGCGCTCGCGCCCGGACCAGGTGAAACGCTGTGGGATATCGGTGGGGGATCGGGCACTATCGCCATCGAATGGTGCCGTGTCCACCCCGCCTGCCGGGCGGTCGCTTTCGAGATCCTGCAGCGGCGCCGGGACCAGATCCGCGCCAATGCCGCCGGGCTCGGTGTCCCCGATATCGAGGTGCGCGGCGAGGCCGTGGCCGAACTCGCCGGGGGCGCCGCGCTGTCCGGCCCCGACGCGATCTTCCTCGGTGGTGGCCTGACCACGCCGGGTTTGTTCGATCACTGCTGGTCACGATTGCCCGCCGGGGGACGCCTGGTGGCCAACGCGGTCACCGCGGAGTCGGAGGCGCTACTACTGGACTGGTCGGCGGCGCACGGCGGTGGCCTGCGCCGCTTCCAGGTCTATCGCGGCGAACCGCTGGGACGCTTCACCACGTGGCGGCCGCAGCTACCGGTGACCCAGTGGTCGGTGGTGAAGGGCTTGTCCGGGAAGACTTCCCGTATGTGACAACCCGAATGGACGAATCGGGCATCGGGAGTAAGGTCACGGGAGTTCCTAGCGTGGGTCAGGCGGATTCGCGCGTGACGGGGAGATCGATAGTGAAATACAAGAAGTTCGCCGCAACCGCAATCATGGCGGCCGCGGCCACCGGTATCGCCGCGGGTACGGGCTACGCGGCTCCCGCTCCGGCGGCGCCCGCTGTCGAGCAGCAGGAGAACGCGGTTCCGGAGGTCACCGGTCACGATCGCGGTGTCGACTACAACCTGGCGCTGGCTCAGACCGGGAAATCCCTGGTCACTACGGTATCCGGCGGTGCGTTCAGCCTGGATGCCACCAACAACGCGGTCGTCCTCAGCAACGTTGCCGGTGAGCGCCTCACCAGTATCCCGCTCACCCAGGTGACCAACGGCCAGGTGGTCGCGGTCGCCGCGTCCATCGACGAGGGCA is a genomic window containing:
- a CDS encoding 5'-3' exonuclease, whose product is MTTTESTPRPLLLLDGASLWFRAFYAIPDKITASDGRSVNALRGFTDMVASLITKHHPARLVVCLDLDWRPQYRVDLVPTYKAHRLDTSATAEPGAEEVPDRLTPQVEMILEVLAAAGIATGGAEGLEADDVLGTLASTERTDPVIVVSGDRDLLQLVRDTPAPPVRVLYAGRGLAKAELFGPAEVAAKYGVPQENAGPAYADMATLRGDSSDGLPGAAGIGEKTAATLIDRFGSLEALRAAVADPGADLAQGVRAKLRAAADYLDAAAPVVRVVRDADVILSRPDILHPIPADADALQDLARAYNAESPVARLITALAHCA
- a CDS encoding DEAD/DEAH box helicase gives rise to the protein MTPNASLTAELSRFSAQLTFELDPFQRQACTALEEGHGVLVCAPTGAGKTVVGEFAVHLALASGGKCFYTTPIKALSNQKFADLTERYGRDRVGLLTGDQSINSDAPVVVMTTEVLRNMIYASSEALRSLSHVVMDEVHYLADRFRGAVWEEVILHLPPEVRLVSLSATVSNAEEFGAWMETVRGNTAVVVDETRPVPLWQHVMVGRRMFDLFDSESSDQRVLVDSDLVRYIKQRENADRMEGWGGSPRGRGGPRRFFRPMPRPEVLARLDEEGLLPAITFIFSRAGCDGALAQCLRSGLDLGGSADPAVVDAIIEKHTGELPRADLEVLGYWEWREALHRGLAAHHAGMLPAFRHTVEELFVKGLVRAVFATETLALGINMPARTVVLERLVKFNGETHAELTPGEYTQLTGRAGRRGIDVEGHAVVLWQPEVDTSAVAGLASTRTYPLRSSFKPGYNMSINLIDRLGTEEARLLLERSFAQFQADRSVVGLVRGIERNEGQLHKLATQLGGEGGDFLEYFGLRERIKQRERRLNQQTRTDRRTAGVAALTELRRGDVVAIGAGRRAGLAVILEPDATPGDPRPLVLTEDKWAGRVSVADFPIPAQPLGRMRLPRRVDHRTARIRRDLAAALRSTGITAPHRPRRDKRAAGADDVELSALRRAMRAHPAHSRPDREQLARIGERYNRVARETESMRQKVATTTNSLARTFDRIVGLLAERGFVHDGEVTEDGRRLARIYAESDLLVAECLRQGLWRGLGPAELAAVVSVLVYESRSEGGYLGATGPTAPIRRAVADTIAEWSRLRNDESEHRLAPSREPDVGFVGGIYKWARGDALADSLLASGDQGTPLSAGDFVRWCRQVIDLLDQIHSTADDTEVAATAAKAVRAVRRGVVAVDAA
- a CDS encoding M24 family metallopeptidase; amino-acid sequence: MSAHTESRFAADVYGQRLERAVQLIRDAHLDALLITPGPDLRYLIGSAAQSFERLTCLVITSDKATPSVVIPKLEVSGLRDSAVDELGLRVLDWVDGVDPYQLVQSALHIGSRVAVADSMPALHLLPLARTFSGLPVSATPVLRELRMTKDDAEIEALRRAGAAIDRVHARMGEFLRVGRTEAEVGKDITDAIVAEGHTEAAFVIVGSGPNGANPHHEVSDRRIDAGDVVVIDIGGPVDPGYYSDSTRTYVLGEPDPEIAARCAELERAQAAAVAAVRPGIRAEAVDAAAREPLEAAGFGPAFVHRTGHGIGLSVHEEPYIVAGNELELRPGMAFSIEPGIYFPGEWGARIEDIVVVTEDGCVSMNERPHGLTVLPADG
- a CDS encoding pyridoxamine 5'-phosphate oxidase family protein, with amino-acid sequence MTLRTVELSPAAVEFLTERHLATLTTLRADGTPHVVPVGFTWDPGAGLARVITDGASVKARNVRRSGYAAVGQVDGARWLTLEGPAVVLDDPAAVREAERRYAERYRVPRENPTRVVLAIEVQRVLCGVRLREG
- a CDS encoding DUF4333 domain-containing protein, producing MSGPYGPNDAPGPGEGRNDPTQVWGGQQPPGAAPQWGNQPPAQPPVNPPDPQQAQPTQQWGNDPGGQQWQPAPPPQQQWSQPQPQPQQPQPWGESNPQQWGQQPPQQQWADPNQQQPQWSDPNQQQWGQQQQAQSGQWGQPNQQQWAPQQQPSGGGKKTGLIIGLALLAVVIVAGAVVGLLTLTAKDQLDQAAVQTGVAKVLSESYGIEDVKDVQCPAGQDVAVDATFTCDLKVGGEAKTVNVKITKDDGTYEVGRPS
- a CDS encoding SDR family NAD(P)-dependent oxidoreductase, which codes for MVVRRTRGIDPGTVLVLGGRSEIGLQVALRLAPGRAVVLAARRCEDLDSETAALTAAGATAVYPVEFDADDTAGHPALLGKIAADYGPIGVAVLAFGVLGEQSRAEDDPAHALAVVHTDYTAQISVLTVLANEMRARGSGQLVVFGSVAGIRVRRANYVYGSAKAGLDGFASGLADALHGTGVHLLLARPGFVTGRMTEGMSPAPFSSTPDQVAAAVVTALGRRTTRVWIPGILRPVFFGMRLLPQAVWRRLPR
- the cbiE gene encoding precorrin-6y C5,15-methyltransferase (decarboxylating) subunit CbiE — encoded protein: MTADPALTWAGPPIPVVGIGADGWAGLSERSRGELRDCAVLFGSARQLELLPDEVTARREPWPSPLLPALPGLLADYRDTHLGVLASGDPMFYGIGVTLARLLGPGSLRVFPQASAASLACARLGWPVAEVGIVSAVGRPLERLLPELVEERRVLVLSADAATPAQVAELLRDNGFGPSALTVLEQLGGPSERLVSGIAGTWREPPGDPLNIVAVTASAESGRTRLTRLPGLPDGAYGGDGQLTKSEIRALTLAALAPGPGETLWDIGGGSGTIAIEWCRVHPACRAVAFEILQRRRDQIRANAAGLGVPDIEVRGEAVAELAGGAALSGPDAIFLGGGLTTPGLFDHCWSRLPAGGRLVANAVTAESEALLLDWSAAHGGGLRRFQVYRGEPLGRFTTWRPQLPVTQWSVVKGLSGKTSRM